A single Acropora palmata chromosome 5, jaAcrPala1.3, whole genome shotgun sequence DNA region contains:
- the LOC141881702 gene encoding GATA zinc finger domain-containing protein 1-like, whose protein sequence is MSLDNSPQCSACKIATSLMWRKGSNGDVLCNSCHLKRVNTSIRIQRQSSKESKKLVARIKASTRKGYNGKSGERSRGRRALQKIKRKPYKSPEGFATIVAADRMYFKGILYQAGDIVSIEDIDGDLYYAQLRGFMQDQYAQKTAVITWLIPVVPRPSHFDPVLFLPGPEEDTPRPMECMEFVCRAPTELFKAKREHPPFIFPRQPNLHDLASAAELLLQSEDSCSTLS, encoded by the exons ATGTCGCTGGATAACAGTCCACAGTGCTCAGCATGCAAAATCGCAACTTCTTTAATGTGGCGAAAGGGAAGCAATGGCGACGTTCTTTGTAATAGTTGTCATTTAAAGCGAGTAAACACCAGTATCCGAATTCAAAGACAAAGTTCGAAGGAAAGTAAGAAGCTTGTTGCGAGAATCAAGGCGAGTACAAGGAAAGGTTATAATGGGAAATCAGGAGAGAGATCCAGAGGACGTCGAGCACTTCAAAAGATTAAAAGAAAG CCATACAAGTCACCTGAAGGGTTTGCAACAATAGTGGCAGCAGACAGGATGTACTTCAAA GGAATCTTGTACCAAGCTGGTGACATTGTGTCCATTGAGGACATAGATGGTGATTTATATTATGCACAGTTAAGAGGCTTCATGCAAGATCAGTACGCACAGAAAACCGCAGTTATCACATGGCTTATTCCAGTGGTTCCTAGACCCTCCCACTTTGATCCAGTCTTGTTTCTTCCAG GTCCTGAGGAAGACACGCCACGGCCCATGGAGTGCATGGAATTTGTGTGCAGGGCACCAACAGAATTATTTAAAGCCAAACGAGAACACCCACCATTTATATTTCCAAGGCAACCCAATCTCCATGACCTGGCATCAGCAGCAGAACTGCTTCTTCAAAGTGAAGACTCTTGTTCCACACTAAGTTAA